The segment GGTGAAGCTCGCGCCGCACTCGCTTCCGTGGCACGAGCGCGCCACATTGCGACGTGGTGCTAGATGGAGTCTGCAATGTCCACGACGACGATACGCCGCGGGCATCGCCGCGTCGGGAGAAACCATCCCGTGGCAAGAGACGCGTGGCTGTCTCGAGGCACGGATTGGTGGCAATCCGAGGGCAGCGCGAGGCCGGCTACGATGTTGCATTGCTGTTCATGGAAGCAAATCATTTCACGCAAAAAACGCATCCCCTGCTGCAGGTTTGGCGTCAGGCCACGACCCGTAGGTACGCAGGAGTTCGGCAGGCAACGAAAGTTTTTCCCATTCGGTCAGAAACTCGGCGCAGGGCTTCCCGCGCCCGAGGCGCATGTGGCGCTCCTCTGCCCGCAACCGTTCCGTGCCCGCCTCGTCCACGATCAGCGTCCGCTCGTCATAAGCGACACAGAACACCTTGCGCGCCGTCCAGTGGGAGTACACGCCGGTACGCAGATCCTGCATGATCGCCTCGGGATCACGTTCGAGCACGTCGCCCCAACCACCACCGCCGGGTCCACAGGACGGAAAGCCGTCTCCCTCCGTCATCGGCTTGAACGGAAGAATATTGGCCATTTCGAAACTTGCGGCGCCATGCCCGGGTTCGATCATCTGCTGGATCCGTGTCGGGAGCTCGATGCCCGGATCGGCAAACGGAAGGACTCCTTCATTGCGAACCCGTATGGCCGGGGTGCAATTTGCCGCGTAGCCGCCAAAAATGCCGGTATTGATCGGAAAACTGTGCGGGAGCGAGATGATCTGGCCGTAAAGGCTTGCCGAATCGTGCACATACACGCCGGAAGCTCCTCCTGCGCCGCCCCGATATTTCCCTGCCCCCGCCTGGTCGTGCGCCAGGCGCCGGAAGGCGTATATGAAGGGATGCTGGATTTCATCGTGTTCGATATCGAGGCTGTCGGCCGTGATCCCGACCAGCACGCCCATCGAATCGATGCCGTCACCGACGGAACAGGCCCCACCGGCCGCCGAGTTGTACATGTTGTTGGCAAAACCGGTCGTCATGCGCTGGTACTGGTCTAGCCCGGCATAGGCATAGAGAGTACCGATCCACCCGATGGGCAAGGCCATGTATTCGTGTCTGGTCAGATATCCGGCGCGAATGATGCATTGCATGAACGCCTGCGCCGCTGCAGCCAGCAGATTCGCACTGAGCATCACGGCTGCATCGGGAAACGGATTGAGCACCGTGCCCGCGGGCGGTGCGATGATTTCGATGGCGTTCAGCAGCCCCGAACTGCAGGGCACTCCAGGCACTACGTAAGCCGGCAGTTGCGCATTGATCGCCGCACGCACCAGATGGGTCGGGCAATTGCCTGCAGCCGGCACCTGCGGTGAACACCCGTTCAGGTCGACCGTGATGGTATCGCCGTGCACATGCACGGTGATCATGATCCGGAGCAAACCATCCTCGTTATTTCCGGGAGCATCGAGAAACAGGACCTGCCGGTAGACGCCATCCAGCAGTTCGCCAAAGACCCGCCGCACGGCCTTATCCGTTGCGTCGATCATGCGGCGCATCACTCCCGCGATGCGGTCGGCGCCTGCCTCGCCAAACAGTGCCAGCAGTCGCTCTTCACCCCGCACACAGGCTGCACAGCGGACCCGGAGATCACTCTCGAACATCCGGTGATTGCGCACCATGTTGCAGAACATGGCCACCATATCGCTTTTCAGTTCGTGGTTTTCCGCGATTTTCAGCGGCGGCGATTTCAGGCCTTCGTCGTAGCGGCTCCGAATGTGCTCCTGCCCGCCTGGATCGGTTTCACCGATTTCCTGGTTATGCCCTATGGTCACGACCCAGCACACCAACTGGCCTTCATGAAATACCGGCATCAGTATTTGCAGATCCGGTGTGTGGAGGCCGCCCAGTTGCGGTTCATTGGCAAAGAAGATGTCGCCAGGGCGCACGCCTACGCTCGGATCATCCAGATAATATTTCCTGATGAACTTGATCGATATCTGACCGGTAATGGAGTGCACGTAGGTACCCGGAGCAGCAATCGCCAGATCACCCTGTGCGGTATAGATGCCGAAGGAGCAGTCGCCCGATTGAATCGGCTCCGAGATCGCAGTCGTGGTCATTATGGTTTTCGCCTCCTGTGCAATCAGCTCGAGGCGAGCCGAATAGACGGCGAAATCACCCGCATCGAGATTCTCCAGCCCCCGCAATTCACGCTCATCCGCCGGTTCGGCGGCGAATCGCCGCATGATCTCCGGATACAGTTTCATGAATGGAATCTCCTCACGGCTTCACCGATCTGGCCGTTGGCATGCCGTTGCATCTGCTGCTCCTCCTTGCGCGGATCGTCATGCCGACGTCGTTCCAGCGTTGAGCCAGGCGGCTCTGTCGAGCATGCACCCCCGCTCCCGCCGATGCCAGTGCCCGACACGGAACCCGCGTCGTTCGATGACCGCGGTGGCGTGACGTGCCGGCCATTGGGTGTCGCTCTCGTTCATGGATAATGGGCACCATAAGACCCCATCCCAACGGGAAACCGCCATGCCCACCACGCCATCCCGACTTCGTTCGTCGAAATCATGCCGGTTCGGCACTATGCTGCTGGGCGTGATCCTGAACACCTGTCTGCTCCTCCACAGCGGGCAAGCCAGCAGCGAAAGTCATCGTGACAGCAACCTCAGCCCTGAGCGGCGGGCAGAACTGCTGGTAGCAGCGATGACGCTGGCGCAAAAAATGGCACAACTGACCGGCGCCATACCCGAAGTCCTGCCCGACTTGCCGGAGTGCCTTGGTGCGCGCCACATCACGGGAATCCTGGAGCTTGGCATCCCGACGTTGCGCGTCACCAACGGCCCCGTCGGCCTGGGGCAGAACGACTGCGTTGCGGCAACGGGACGCACCTCGCGGATCATGACGCTGCCCAGCGGGGAACAGGTCGATTTTTCCGCTTACACCGACGCCTCGTCCGCCAGGGCGACGGCGTTGCCGTCGGCGCTGGGTGCTGCAGCCAGCTTCGATCCGGCCGTCGCGCATGCCTACGGCGATCTGATCGGTACCGAAATGAACGACCTCGGGCTGCACGTGTTCGAAGCGCCCGGCGTCAACATCGCCCGTCTGCCCGTCCTGGGGCGCAACTTCGAGTATTTCGGTGAAGATCCTTACCTGAGCGGCACGATGGGAACAGCCGAGACCAAGGGCGTACAGGCCAAGGGACTGATCGCCATGGTCAAGCACTACGTCGGCAACGAACAGGAGGTCAACCGCCAGACCATCCAGACCATGATCGACCGCCAGGTACTGCATGAAATCTACCTGCTGCCTTTCGAAATGGCGGTGAAGGAAGGCGGCGTTGCAGCTGTCATGTGCGCGTACAACTACGTCAACGGCACGCATTCATGCGAGAACAAGGAGCTGTTGACGGATGTGCTGCGTACGCAGTGGGGCTTCGACGGTTACGTGCAATCGGACTTCTTCGCGGTCAAGAGCACCGTCGTACCGCTGCTCGCCGGCCTCGACAACCTGATGCCAACGCCGGCGCAATGGGCACCGGAGAAGCTCGAACGCGCGCTCGCAAACGGCGAAATCAGCGAATCCGACATCGACCGGGCGCTGAAGCGGCGCTACGTGCAGATGTTCCGGGCCGGAATTTTTGACCGCCCGTTGACGCGCCGTGCGATCGATCATGCCGCCGGCGGCGCCAGGGCGCGCGCCATCGGCACGCAGTCGGCCGTGCTGTTGCAGAACAACGGAGCCCTGCCACTGCCGGCCACCGTCCACAATCTGGTCGTGATCGGCAAGGCGTCACAGATCTACGCACAACAGGCGGTAGCAGGCGGTTCGCGGGTCGGGAAGGCCATGGGTTCCGGTGGTGGAAGTTCCGATGTGGTCCCTGCCTACACCGTGGCACCCGTGGCCGGCATCGCGAAGGCCCTCGAGGAACTCGGCAATGTCACGGCCACCGTCAGGCTGATCCTGGTCGACGACGACAATGCAACCGCCACCATCGACGGGCGTTCGGGCACTTTCGCCAATGTCATGGCCGAGGCATCCGGCGCGGATGCCGTGATCGTGATGGCCGGCACGGTTTCCGAAGAAGGCGCGGATCGTGCTTCGTTTACCGCGAGCAACGGTCTGACACTCGCAGCGAGTGCGGCAGCAGGCAGCAGCCTCGACTGGTACGTGGATCTGCCCAACACGATCGCCACCGTCGAGGCGAGAGGCAACACGCCGCGCAACAGCAACACGGTAGCCATGATCCGCTCCATCCTTGCGACCACCTCGACCACCCGCAGGACGATGGCAGCCAAGACGGTGCTGGTGCTGAAGGACAACGCCGGCGTGGCAATCGATCCCGCGCTCGTCGGCAGTGCTGGCCCCGCCATCCTGGAAGTCTGGTTTCCGGGACAGGAAGACGGAAACATCGTTGCGGACCTGCTGTTCGGCCGCGC is part of the Pseudomonadales bacterium genome and harbors:
- a CDS encoding hydantoinase B/oxoprolinase family protein, with translation MKLYPEIMRRFAAEPADERELRGLENLDAGDFAVYSARLELIAQEAKTIMTTTAISEPIQSGDCSFGIYTAQGDLAIAAPGTYVHSITGQISIKFIRKYYLDDPSVGVRPGDIFFANEPQLGGLHTPDLQILMPVFHEGQLVCWVVTIGHNQEIGETDPGGQEHIRSRYDEGLKSPPLKIAENHELKSDMVAMFCNMVRNHRMFESDLRVRCAACVRGEERLLALFGEAGADRIAGVMRRMIDATDKAVRRVFGELLDGVYRQVLFLDAPGNNEDGLLRIMITVHVHGDTITVDLNGCSPQVPAAGNCPTHLVRAAINAQLPAYVVPGVPCSSGLLNAIEIIAPPAGTVLNPFPDAAVMLSANLLAAAAQAFMQCIIRAGYLTRHEYMALPIGWIGTLYAYAGLDQYQRMTTGFANNMYNSAAGGACSVGDGIDSMGVLVGITADSLDIEHDEIQHPFIYAFRRLAHDQAGAGKYRGGAGGASGVYVHDSASLYGQIISLPHSFPINTGIFGGYAANCTPAIRVRNEGVLPFADPGIELPTRIQQMIEPGHGAASFEMANILPFKPMTEGDGFPSCGPGGGGWGDVLERDPEAIMQDLRTGVYSHWTARKVFCVAYDERTLIVDEAGTERLRAEERHMRLGRGKPCAEFLTEWEKLSLPAELLRTYGSWPDAKPAAGDAFFA
- a CDS encoding glycoside hydrolase family 3 C-terminal domain-containing protein, giving the protein MTLAQKMAQLTGAIPEVLPDLPECLGARHITGILELGIPTLRVTNGPVGLGQNDCVAATGRTSRIMTLPSGEQVDFSAYTDASSARATALPSALGAAASFDPAVAHAYGDLIGTEMNDLGLHVFEAPGVNIARLPVLGRNFEYFGEDPYLSGTMGTAETKGVQAKGLIAMVKHYVGNEQEVNRQTIQTMIDRQVLHEIYLLPFEMAVKEGGVAAVMCAYNYVNGTHSCENKELLTDVLRTQWGFDGYVQSDFFAVKSTVVPLLAGLDNLMPTPAQWAPEKLERALANGEISESDIDRALKRRYVQMFRAGIFDRPLTRRAIDHAAGGARARAIGTQSAVLLQNNGALPLPATVHNLVVIGKASQIYAQQAVAGGSRVGKAMGSGGGSSDVVPAYTVAPVAGIAKALEELGNVTATVRLILVDDDNATATIDGRSGTFANVMAEASGADAVIVMAGTVSEEGADRASFTASNGLTLAASAAAGSSLDWYVDLPNTIATVEARGNTPRNSNTVAMIRSILATTSTTRRTMAAKTVLVLKDNAGVAIDPALVGSAGPAILEVWFPGQEDGNIVADLLFGRASPSGKLPVTFPFVGKGFLDNLSATQYPGVIVDGQQTVEYTEKLDVGYRWYDAAQRSGACPTAPDGSNACVAFAFGHGLCYTTFTRSRPHLTADNDRITVSVDVRNTGSVPGAEVVQVYVGLPASADAVGAAQPPKRLAGFSKVNIAAGETSTVTITIDPAAHHHPLDVYDKQLSQFVTPHGEFVVWVGNSSSPADLVKAGSFRR